One Pseudomonas fluorescens genomic region harbors:
- a CDS encoding outer membrane protein OmpK — MIRTHTNVLLSGGLLAASQAMAGDLLLWQTNSLSYLYGKNFAINPAIQQTLTFEHADKWKYGDNFLFVDKIFYNGKEDANKGPHAFYGEFTPRFSFGKIFDRKLEFGPIKDVLLAMTYEYGEGDSEAYLIGPGFDLKVPGFNYVTLNIFRRQTEGPRPGDGVWQITPAWSYSFPLGNSDVLIDGYLDWVVDNDENSRGTYHANLHINPQIKYDLGKALGWSQKQVYVGTEYSYWKNKYGIENTHSFDTNQNTASLLLKVHF; from the coding sequence ATGATTCGCACGCACACCAACGTTTTGTTGAGTGGCGGCCTGCTGGCTGCCAGTCAAGCCATGGCCGGTGACCTGCTGTTGTGGCAGACCAACAGCCTGAGCTACTTGTACGGCAAGAATTTCGCGATCAACCCGGCGATTCAGCAGACGCTGACTTTCGAGCATGCCGACAAGTGGAAATATGGCGACAACTTTCTGTTCGTCGACAAGATTTTCTACAACGGCAAAGAGGACGCCAACAAAGGTCCGCATGCCTTTTACGGTGAATTCACCCCACGCTTTTCGTTCGGCAAGATCTTCGACCGCAAGCTCGAATTCGGGCCGATCAAAGACGTGTTGCTGGCGATGACATACGAGTATGGCGAAGGTGATAGCGAGGCCTATCTCATCGGCCCCGGCTTCGACTTGAAAGTGCCCGGCTTCAACTACGTCACCCTGAACATTTTCCGTCGTCAGACCGAAGGCCCGCGCCCTGGCGATGGCGTCTGGCAGATCACGCCCGCCTGGTCCTACAGCTTCCCGCTGGGCAACTCCGACGTGTTGATCGACGGCTACCTCGACTGGGTTGTCGATAACGACGAGAACTCGCGCGGAACCTACCACGCCAACCTGCACATCAATCCGCAGATCAAATACGACCTCGGTAAAGCCTTGGGCTGGAGTCAGAAGCAGGTGTATGTCGGCACCGAATACAGCTACTGGAAGAACAAATACGGAATCGAAAACACCCACTCTTTCGACACCAACCAGAACACCGCCAGTCTGCTGTTGAAGGTGCACTTCTGA
- a CDS encoding nucleobase:cation symporter-2 family protein: protein MSELSKARIPDAPAIQRLPLLQLILVGLQHVLLMYGGAIAVPLIIGQAAGLSREEIAFLINADLLVAGIATIVQSLGIGPMGIRMPVMMGASFAAVGSMVAMAGMPGIGLQGIFGATIAAGFFGMLIAPFMSKVVRFFPPLVTGTVITSIGLSLFPVAVNWAGGGVDAAQFGSPIYLAIAALVLGTILLVHRFMRGFWVNISVLIGMCLGYVLCGVIGMVDLSGMANAPWVQFVTPLHFGMPKFELAPILSMCLVVVIIFVESTGMFLALGKITGQEVCPRMLRRGLLCDAGASFFAGFFNTFTHSSFAQNIGLVQMTGVRCRSVTIVAGGLLIVLSLLPKAAFLVASIPPAVLGGAAIAMFGMVAATGIKILQEADIGDRRNQLLVAVSIGMGLIPVVRPEFFAHLPMWMSPITHSGIAMATLSALTLNLLFNILGGKERAAINDCHAH, encoded by the coding sequence ATGTCCGAGCTGTCCAAAGCGCGCATCCCCGACGCACCCGCCATTCAGCGTTTGCCCCTTTTGCAACTGATCCTGGTCGGTCTGCAACATGTTCTGCTGATGTACGGCGGTGCCATCGCGGTGCCGCTGATCATTGGACAGGCCGCTGGCCTGAGTCGTGAAGAAATCGCCTTCCTGATCAACGCCGACCTGCTCGTCGCCGGCATCGCCACCATCGTGCAGTCGCTCGGCATCGGCCCGATGGGCATCCGTATGCCGGTGATGATGGGGGCCAGTTTCGCTGCGGTCGGCAGCATGGTGGCCATGGCCGGCATGCCCGGCATCGGTCTGCAAGGCATCTTTGGTGCGACGATAGCTGCCGGTTTCTTCGGCATGCTGATCGCGCCGTTCATGTCCAAGGTCGTGCGTTTCTTCCCGCCGCTGGTGACCGGCACGGTCATCACCTCGATCGGTTTATCGCTGTTCCCCGTGGCCGTGAACTGGGCCGGTGGCGGGGTCGACGCCGCGCAATTCGGCTCGCCGATTTATCTGGCCATCGCTGCATTGGTGTTAGGCACCATTTTGTTGGTGCATCGCTTCATGCGCGGTTTCTGGGTCAACATTTCGGTGCTGATCGGCATGTGCCTTGGCTACGTGTTGTGCGGTGTGATCGGCATGGTCGACCTCAGCGGCATGGCCAACGCGCCGTGGGTTCAGTTCGTCACGCCGCTGCATTTCGGCATGCCCAAGTTCGAGCTCGCGCCGATTCTGTCGATGTGTCTGGTGGTGGTGATCATCTTCGTTGAATCGACCGGCATGTTCCTCGCGCTGGGCAAGATCACCGGTCAGGAAGTCTGCCCGCGCATGCTGCGGCGCGGCTTGCTGTGCGATGCCGGTGCGTCGTTTTTCGCCGGTTTCTTCAATACCTTCACCCACTCCTCGTTCGCACAGAACATCGGCCTGGTGCAGATGACGGGCGTGCGCTGCCGTTCGGTGACGATCGTTGCCGGCGGTTTGTTGATCGTCCTGAGTCTGCTGCCCAAAGCCGCGTTTCTGGTGGCATCGATTCCACCCGCTGTCTTGGGCGGTGCGGCGATTGCGATGTTCGGCATGGTCGCGGCCACCGGCATCAAGATCCTGCAAGAGGCCGACATCGGTGACCGGCGCAACCAGTTGCTGGTCGCGGTGAGCATCGGCATGGGCCTGATCCCGGTGGTGCGTCCAGAATTCTTCGCCCACCTGCCAATGTGGATGAGTCCGATCACCCACAGCGGCATCGCCATGGCCACCCTCAGCGCACTGACGCTGAACCTGCTGTTCAACATTCTTGGCGGCAAGGAGCGTGCAGCGATCAACGATTGCCATGCTCACTGA